Proteins found in one Zea mays cultivar B73 chromosome 1, Zm-B73-REFERENCE-NAM-5.0, whole genome shotgun sequence genomic segment:
- the LOC103637975 gene encoding gibberellin-regulated protein 12, translated as MAQASSSFSIVLLFLALVLVVEVSAGTANEELYRPAGAEGSVPIEQCPEKCDYRCSATSYKKPCLFFCNYCCNKCLCVPSGTYGNKEECPCYDNMKTKQGGPKCP; from the exons ATGGCTCAAGCGTCGAGCTCTTTCTCTATTGTTCTGTTGTTCCTCGCACTAGTACTTGTG GTTGAGGTTTCTGCTGGAACCGCAAATGAAGAGCTTTACAGACCT GCTGGTGCAGAAGGCTCTGTCCCCATAGAAC AATGTCCAGAGAAATGTGACTACCGGTGCTCTGCTACATCGTACAAGAAGCCATGCCTTTTCTTCTGCAACTACTGCTGCAACAAGTGCTTGTGCGTCCCGTCCGGCACATACGGCAACAAGGAAGAGTGCCCGTGCTACGACAACATGAAGACCAAGCAAGGCGGCCCCAAATGCCCGTAA